The proteins below come from a single Leptospirillum ferriphilum genomic window:
- the cydX gene encoding cytochrome bd-I oxidase subunit CydX, translating to MWYFTWFIGVTMAVLLAVLHAMWLEIQEDEALLRKSRGDGESR from the coding sequence ATGTGGTATTTCACCTGGTTTATCGGCGTCACGATGGCGGTTCTTCTGGCGGTTCTCCATGCCATGTGGCTGGAAATCCAGGAGGACGAGGCTCTCCTTCGGAAAAGCCGGGGTGACGGAGAGAGTCGATGA
- a CDS encoding cytochrome ubiquinol oxidase subunit I — translation MVSDSVVDLSRLQFAVTALYHFLFVPLTLGMTYLLVVMETVYVMTGKQIYKDMTRFWGKLFGINFALGVTTGLTMEFEFGTNWSYFSHYVGDIFGTPLALEGLMAFFLESTFVGLFFFGWERLSKVGHLAATFLMATGTNLSALWILVANGWMQRPVGARFDPVTMRMELVSLWKVFLNPVAQAKFVHTVSAGYVTASVFVLGISAWYLLKGKNHEFARRSFRIAAAFGLASAVSVIILGDESGYLDDLGQKTKLAAMEAMWKTEPAPASFNVFAIPDQKNMKNDFVIRIPYVLGFIATRSYDTPIPGLREIVRTNEGRIKSGILAVTALDRMRAHPDDREARQQFEEHQKDLGFGLLLRKYVRDLAKATPADIHRAALATIPRVTPLFWSFRIMVGLGFSFFALFALAFYYSSRNSCQKKPWLLKWSLFFIPMPYLASELGWFVAEYGRQPWSIYGLLPVSDSVSSLPVSSLIFSLGGFVLFYTVLLVVELVLMFKYARLGPACLHTGRYDGEALAGSHNVRSAGYAEGGHHV, via the coding sequence ATGGTGTCCGACAGTGTGGTCGATCTTTCCCGTCTCCAGTTTGCCGTCACGGCGCTTTATCATTTTCTGTTTGTCCCTCTGACGCTTGGCATGACGTATCTCCTTGTCGTCATGGAAACCGTCTACGTCATGACGGGGAAACAGATTTACAAGGATATGACCCGGTTCTGGGGGAAACTGTTCGGCATCAATTTCGCTCTGGGCGTCACCACGGGTCTGACCATGGAGTTCGAGTTCGGAACCAACTGGTCTTATTTTTCCCATTACGTGGGAGACATCTTCGGGACGCCCCTGGCTCTTGAAGGGCTGATGGCGTTCTTTCTCGAGTCCACGTTCGTTGGCCTGTTTTTCTTCGGGTGGGAACGGCTGTCGAAAGTCGGCCATCTGGCGGCCACGTTTCTGATGGCCACGGGGACGAACCTGTCCGCTCTCTGGATCCTGGTCGCCAACGGGTGGATGCAGCGTCCGGTCGGTGCGCGGTTCGATCCTGTCACCATGCGGATGGAACTCGTCAGTCTCTGGAAAGTGTTCCTGAATCCGGTGGCACAGGCCAAGTTTGTCCACACCGTCAGCGCCGGTTATGTCACGGCGTCCGTCTTTGTTCTCGGAATCAGCGCCTGGTATCTCCTCAAGGGAAAAAATCACGAATTTGCCCGCCGTTCCTTCCGGATTGCGGCGGCTTTCGGACTGGCGAGCGCGGTTTCCGTGATCATTCTCGGGGACGAGTCGGGATATCTGGACGACCTCGGACAGAAGACGAAACTGGCGGCGATGGAAGCGATGTGGAAGACGGAGCCGGCGCCGGCGAGCTTCAACGTGTTTGCCATCCCCGACCAGAAGAACATGAAGAACGATTTTGTGATCCGGATCCCCTATGTTCTGGGATTCATCGCGACGCGTTCCTACGACACGCCCATCCCCGGGCTCCGGGAGATTGTCCGGACAAACGAGGGCCGGATCAAAAGCGGTATTCTGGCGGTGACGGCACTCGACCGGATGCGGGCGCATCCCGACGATCGAGAAGCCCGTCAGCAGTTCGAAGAACACCAAAAGGATCTGGGATTCGGACTCCTCCTGCGGAAATATGTGCGGGATTTGGCAAAAGCGACTCCAGCGGACATTCATCGCGCCGCCCTGGCGACCATTCCGAGGGTGACGCCGCTGTTCTGGTCTTTCCGGATCATGGTCGGTCTCGGTTTTTCCTTCTTCGCTCTGTTTGCGCTCGCGTTCTATTATTCGAGCCGCAATTCCTGCCAGAAGAAACCCTGGCTTCTGAAGTGGAGCCTCTTCTTCATTCCGATGCCCTACCTTGCCAGCGAACTCGGGTGGTTCGTCGCCGAATACGGACGACAGCCCTGGTCGATCTACGGACTTCTCCCCGTCTCCGATTCCGTCTCGTCGCTTCCGGTGTCGAGCCTGATCTTTTCCCTGGGAGGATTTGTCCTTTTCTATACAGTCCTTCTGGTTGTCGAACTTGTCCTGATGTTCAAATATGCCCGCCTGGGTCCGGCGTGTCTGCATACGGGCCGCTACGACGGCGAGGCTCTGGCAGGTTCGCACAATGTCCGGTCCGCCGGATATGCGGAAGGAGGCCATCATGTTTGA
- a CDS encoding NAD(P)/FAD-dependent oxidoreductase, with product MKKEILVLGAGTGGMPAAYELQAALGNKVHVTVVNQSEYFQFVPSNPWVAVGWRTRKDTTFSIRPHLEKKGIDFVVGKVEKIEPGGNNVVLSGGQVLSYDYLVITTGPRLAFELIEGAGPSGHTQSVCTVDHAESALAKLQEFLKDPGPVVVGSFQGASCFGPAYEYAFILDRHLRNHKIRNKVPMTFVTSEPYIGHLGLGGVGDSKGMMESEFRNQDIKWITNARVAKVTDHEMFVEEVGADGEKIREHVLPFRYSMMIPPFRGIEAVAQVKDLVNPAGFVLIDEFQRSPAYPNIYSAGVCVAIPPVEKTPVPTGTPKTGYMIESMVSAIVKNIEAELDGKSPSTKGTWNAICLADMGDTGAAFVALPQIPPRNVAWMKKGKWVHLAKVAFEKYFIRKMKTGTSEPVYEKYMLKALGIEKIAK from the coding sequence ATGAAAAAGGAGATTCTGGTATTGGGAGCAGGGACCGGGGGGATGCCCGCGGCCTATGAGCTTCAGGCTGCTCTTGGAAACAAGGTTCATGTGACGGTGGTGAACCAGTCCGAATATTTTCAGTTCGTTCCCTCGAACCCCTGGGTGGCCGTCGGCTGGAGAACCCGCAAGGACACGACGTTTTCCATCCGGCCCCACCTGGAAAAAAAAGGGATCGATTTTGTTGTGGGAAAAGTGGAGAAGATCGAGCCGGGAGGGAACAATGTCGTTCTGTCCGGCGGACAGGTCCTGTCCTACGATTACCTCGTGATCACGACGGGTCCCCGGCTCGCCTTCGAACTGATCGAAGGGGCGGGGCCCTCCGGCCATACGCAGTCCGTCTGTACGGTCGACCATGCCGAATCGGCCCTGGCAAAACTTCAGGAATTTTTGAAAGATCCGGGGCCGGTTGTGGTCGGATCCTTCCAGGGGGCGAGCTGCTTCGGGCCGGCCTACGAATATGCGTTTATTCTGGACCGGCATCTCCGGAACCACAAGATCCGGAACAAGGTTCCGATGACATTTGTGACAAGCGAGCCTTACATCGGGCATCTGGGACTGGGAGGGGTCGGCGACTCGAAAGGGATGATGGAGTCGGAATTCCGAAACCAGGATATCAAATGGATTACCAATGCCCGGGTGGCAAAGGTGACCGATCACGAAATGTTTGTGGAAGAAGTCGGCGCCGACGGAGAAAAGATCCGGGAGCACGTTCTCCCCTTCCGGTATTCGATGATGATCCCCCCTTTTCGGGGCATTGAAGCCGTGGCCCAGGTCAAGGACCTGGTCAATCCGGCGGGTTTTGTCCTGATCGACGAGTTCCAGAGGAGCCCTGCCTACCCCAATATCTACTCTGCCGGGGTGTGTGTCGCGATTCCGCCGGTGGAAAAGACTCCGGTTCCGACCGGAACCCCCAAGACGGGCTACATGATCGAGTCGATGGTGTCGGCGATCGTGAAAAACATCGAGGCGGAACTGGACGGAAAATCCCCTTCGACAAAAGGGACCTGGAACGCCATCTGTCTTGCCGACATGGGGGATACCGGCGCGGCGTTCGTCGCACTGCCGCAAATTCCGCCCCGGAACGTGGCCTGGATGAAAAAAGGCAAATGGGTGCACCTGGCCAAGGTCGCGTTCGAGAAATATTTCATTCGGAAGATGAAAACCGGGACGTCCGAGCCCGTCTATGAGAAATACATGCTGAAGGCCCTGGGAATCGAGAAAATTGCGAAATAA
- the cydB gene encoding cytochrome d ubiquinol oxidase subunit II: MFEYATLKVLWWGVVLLLVTGFAIMDGFDLGVGALLPFLGRTDSERRVLLNSIGPHWEGNQVWFITAGGAVFAAWPLVYATAFSGFYFAMILVLWSLFFRPVGFDYRSKLENPLWRSSWDWGLFVGGALPPLVFGVAFGNLFEGIGFRFSPELHSSFEGHFLDLFTPFTLLSGVIALVMTLLHGSTYVILRTEGALKTRAIRAAGMFGILLGGLFPLAGGVLFRSVPGYRILSGDDPGGLPNPLGKTVVRAAGGWMDNFREHPGLWLIPALIYFGILLVFWSIRVRRPLTGFVGSALSTVGVIGTGATSLFPFVLPSSLDPSSSLTVWDCTSSRLTLMLMFWAALILTPIVILYTGWCYRIMRGPVTEDAIQKDSHSLY, encoded by the coding sequence ATGTTTGAGTATGCGACGCTCAAGGTTCTCTGGTGGGGGGTGGTTCTTCTTCTGGTGACAGGTTTTGCCATCATGGACGGATTCGATCTGGGGGTTGGGGCCCTGCTTCCGTTTCTGGGGAGAACGGATTCCGAGCGACGGGTGCTTCTGAACAGCATCGGTCCTCACTGGGAGGGCAATCAGGTCTGGTTCATCACGGCCGGAGGCGCCGTCTTCGCAGCCTGGCCTCTGGTTTATGCCACCGCGTTTTCGGGGTTTTATTTCGCGATGATTCTGGTGCTGTGGTCCCTGTTTTTCCGTCCGGTCGGATTCGACTACCGGAGCAAACTGGAAAATCCTCTCTGGCGCTCATCCTGGGACTGGGGACTCTTTGTCGGGGGAGCCCTCCCTCCCCTCGTGTTCGGAGTCGCGTTCGGGAATCTGTTCGAGGGGATCGGGTTTCGATTCAGTCCCGAGCTTCATTCGTCCTTCGAGGGACACTTTCTGGATCTTTTCACGCCCTTCACGCTGCTGTCGGGGGTGATTGCTCTCGTCATGACCCTTCTGCACGGATCCACCTATGTGATTCTCCGCACGGAAGGAGCACTGAAAACGCGGGCCATACGGGCCGCCGGAATGTTTGGGATTTTGCTGGGGGGCCTCTTTCCCCTTGCCGGAGGAGTGCTCTTCCGTTCGGTGCCGGGCTACCGGATCCTCTCCGGAGACGATCCGGGAGGGCTTCCGAATCCCCTTGGAAAAACGGTCGTCCGCGCAGCGGGAGGGTGGATGGACAACTTCCGGGAGCATCCGGGACTCTGGCTGATCCCGGCCCTGATCTATTTCGGGATCCTGCTGGTTTTCTGGAGCATCCGGGTAAGACGACCCCTTACGGGGTTCGTGGGTTCCGCCTTGTCCACCGTCGGCGTCATCGGAACGGGGGCCACATCCCTGTTCCCGTTCGTTTTGCCGTCCAGTCTGGATCCCTCGAGCAGCCTGACCGTGTGGGATTGCACCTCCAGCCGGCTGACCCTGATGCTCATGTTCTGGGCGGCACTGATCCTGACCCCGATCGTCATCCTCTATACAGGATGGTGTTACCGGATCATGCGCGGACCGGTGACCGAAGACGCCATTCAAAAGGATTCCCATTCATTGTATTAG
- a CDS encoding glycosyltransferase family 9 protein yields MDLRPVFPLFPTGTDSCFDDGDPAIRRSLEQRPGHPIVVVKFSGWGTLLGILAFFRQLKASFPDNPPVLVTNPENRPMLEHLAPWLDVIDKNVSPRNPFPGFLPLAFSLRRLRPALFIDLQIFTRKTHSALLSRFSGSPVRLGFVSRKKEWRSFGMTHRFFHNRHFPPSIAIGQLCRFLGLPRPEDTKPFLPEIPEGSEAKIRLLLGQPLFRTGKTIVVNPNASGQSGERRWPPEFFTEVIRMLLERHGDIRIALTGTHGERAFVRSIHERISLRHRDRVSNLAGCLTFSELHALLHLSDGYLGNDSGPLHLALATGTPSLGLFGPTHPDLILPSRPFPKALFLYEPHYCSPCLHQSDTPPCGGDNLCMQSLTPASVLHALEHLLWGTGDKQRLRQVWAREDLPHRAARTGTPLALYRQRDER; encoded by the coding sequence ATGGACCTTCGACCCGTTTTCCCCCTTTTTCCGACCGGTACGGATTCCTGTTTTGACGATGGGGATCCTGCGATCCGCCGTTCTCTCGAACAGCGGCCCGGCCATCCGATCGTGGTGGTCAAGTTTTCAGGATGGGGAACGCTTCTGGGGATTCTCGCTTTTTTCCGCCAATTAAAGGCCAGTTTTCCCGACAACCCGCCCGTTCTGGTCACCAATCCCGAAAATCGTCCCATGCTCGAACATCTCGCCCCGTGGCTGGATGTGATAGACAAGAACGTGTCCCCAAGGAACCCCTTCCCTGGCTTCCTCCCTCTTGCCTTCTCCCTTCGCCGGCTCCGCCCGGCTCTTTTCATCGACCTCCAGATTTTCACCCGGAAGACCCACTCCGCGTTGCTTTCCCGGTTCTCCGGGAGTCCCGTCCGGCTCGGGTTCGTGAGCCGGAAAAAGGAATGGCGATCGTTCGGGATGACCCACCGGTTCTTCCACAACCGCCATTTTCCCCCTTCCATTGCCATCGGGCAGCTCTGCCGATTCCTGGGCCTGCCCCGTCCCGAGGACACAAAACCCTTCCTTCCGGAAATTCCGGAGGGATCCGAAGCCAAAATCCGTCTCTTGTTGGGACAGCCCCTTTTCCGGACCGGAAAGACGATCGTCGTGAATCCGAACGCGTCCGGACAGTCCGGCGAAAGACGATGGCCCCCCGAATTCTTCACAGAAGTCATCCGGATGCTCCTCGAACGACACGGGGACATCCGCATTGCCCTGACCGGAACCCATGGGGAAAGAGCCTTCGTCCGTTCCATTCATGAAAGAATCTCTCTTCGCCATCGGGATCGCGTCTCCAATCTGGCGGGGTGCCTGACATTTTCCGAGCTTCACGCCCTTCTCCACCTGAGCGACGGATACCTGGGAAACGACAGCGGCCCCCTGCATCTGGCTCTGGCCACCGGCACGCCTTCCCTGGGACTCTTCGGGCCCACCCATCCGGATCTCATTCTTCCCTCCAGACCCTTCCCGAAAGCCCTGTTTCTCTATGAACCCCATTACTGCAGCCCCTGTCTGCATCAATCGGACACCCCGCCCTGCGGCGGAGACAACCTCTGCATGCAGAGCCTGACCCCGGCGTCGGTCCTCCATGCCCTGGAACACCTCCTCTGGGGAACCGGAGACAAACAGCGACTCCGTCAGGTCTGGGCCAGGGAGGACCTGCCGCATCGCGCCGCGCGAACAGGAACACCGCTCGCCCTGTACAGGCAGAGAGATGAAAGATGA
- a CDS encoding PA0069 family radical SAM protein — protein MQEKNRRPGPLRGRGASHNPPNRFHTEHREPVCGEPEDDDRPKPSPETRLAPETARSVLSSNDSPDVGPGLSVNPYRGCEHGCVYCFARPTHAYLDLSPGIDFETRIFYKEHSPELLRKELSRPSYRCQPLALGINTDAYQPAEGSLGLTRKILEVLLDCRHPVTLVTKSSLVERDIDILRSLARQNLVHVFLSITTLDFGLARRLEPRAATPQRRLRTIGALSEADIPTGVMVAPVIPVLTEPETEQILGEARKAGARSAGYVLLRLPLELADLFEGWLEEHVPDRKRAILAAIREFHGGKLYDSRFGVRMRGTGVRADLLEQRFSLQVRRLAFPGLSPLRTDLFVPPFPTKPGKKSAPLFPGFH, from the coding sequence ATGCAGGAAAAAAACCGGCGTCCCGGCCCCCTTCGGGGTCGGGGCGCCTCCCACAATCCCCCCAACCGATTTCACACAGAACATCGGGAACCCGTTTGCGGCGAACCGGAGGACGACGACCGCCCAAAACCCTCCCCGGAAACCCGTCTGGCTCCGGAAACAGCCAGAAGTGTTCTCTCTTCCAATGATTCTCCCGATGTCGGTCCCGGTCTGTCCGTCAATCCCTACCGGGGATGCGAACACGGATGCGTGTATTGCTTCGCCCGGCCGACCCACGCCTATCTGGATCTCTCCCCCGGAATCGACTTTGAGACGCGGATTTTTTACAAGGAGCACTCCCCGGAACTTCTCCGGAAGGAACTGTCCCGACCGTCCTACCGGTGCCAGCCACTGGCGCTCGGGATCAATACAGACGCCTACCAGCCGGCGGAAGGATCGCTCGGTCTGACACGAAAGATTCTGGAAGTCCTTCTGGACTGCCGTCACCCGGTGACGCTGGTCACGAAGTCGTCTCTCGTCGAACGCGACATCGACATTCTTCGCTCCCTTGCCCGACAGAACCTCGTCCATGTCTTTCTCTCGATCACGACACTGGATTTTGGGCTGGCCCGGCGGCTCGAACCCCGCGCCGCGACTCCACAACGGCGGCTCCGGACGATCGGGGCCCTGTCAGAGGCGGACATCCCCACCGGCGTCATGGTTGCACCGGTCATCCCTGTCCTGACCGAACCCGAAACGGAACAAATCCTGGGCGAAGCCCGAAAGGCGGGAGCCCGCTCGGCCGGCTATGTTCTCCTGCGTCTTCCGCTTGAACTGGCCGATCTCTTTGAAGGCTGGCTCGAGGAGCATGTTCCGGACAGGAAGCGCGCCATCCTTGCTGCCATCCGGGAGTTTCACGGGGGAAAGCTCTACGATTCGCGGTTTGGAGTCCGGATGCGCGGCACGGGGGTCCGGGCGGACCTCCTCGAACAACGGTTCAGCCTTCAGGTTCGCCGACTGGCCTTTCCGGGTCTCTCACCTTTGCGGACAGATCTCTTCGTTCCTCCTTTCCCGACAAAGCCCGGAAAAAAGAGTGCGCCTCTTTTTCCGGGCTTTCACTGA
- a CDS encoding MFS transporter — translation MISSSRDGLRTEHILSANRLFRGLLQGFMLARFLPDVHALGWSIVAAGSLLSGSLLADFALTLLVGHRSDRLPPKRLLMTGEVLSVASGTLFFLHPSPFSLAVAILLAGAGQRSNGSPGPWAPAEQTILSRTSPGGETYRIFSHNTFWGLSGMAAGAFAGMEAPAAGHPLVVLRFAMLALIFLSLVNILLLLRLPDRPAGAFSARGLEKSGRLTSREHWNLSLVVSSNLFYGLSIGMADAMISYWFVLKFHGSPQQISSLLALSFLASAGLARLLGNLPDRLKAFSYVLLQLSGLIGIALLPGSTSLWSAGLLTTLRIMSVRAPGGLRQALVANSVRPARSGWSAGLHFSSLHLLQAAGPLLTGYFWESHRTGTPLVLSAAFMAVSLFLTIFLYVRTSSPEQRECPDQITPRQTRGPYERRRSENASNGT, via the coding sequence ATGATTTCCTCCTCAAGGGACGGGCTCCGGACAGAGCATATCCTGTCGGCCAACCGCCTTTTTCGGGGGCTTCTCCAGGGCTTTATGCTCGCCCGGTTTCTTCCCGACGTTCATGCCCTGGGATGGTCGATCGTCGCGGCCGGAAGCCTTCTGTCCGGAAGTCTTCTGGCGGATTTCGCCCTCACACTTCTGGTCGGTCACCGATCCGACCGGCTCCCTCCAAAACGCCTTCTCATGACAGGAGAGGTCCTGTCGGTGGCGTCGGGCACCCTGTTCTTTCTCCACCCCTCCCCCTTTTCCCTGGCTGTTGCCATCCTTTTGGCCGGGGCCGGACAACGATCCAACGGTTCTCCGGGGCCGTGGGCACCGGCAGAACAGACCATTCTCTCCCGAACCTCTCCCGGGGGGGAGACATACCGGATCTTCAGTCACAACACCTTCTGGGGACTCTCGGGGATGGCGGCGGGCGCATTCGCCGGAATGGAGGCTCCCGCCGCCGGTCATCCCCTGGTCGTGCTCCGCTTCGCCATGCTGGCCCTGATCTTCCTGTCCCTCGTCAACATTCTGCTCCTCTTGCGTTTACCCGACAGACCCGCTGGCGCTTTTTCTGCCAGAGGCCTCGAAAAATCCGGACGACTGACTTCCCGCGAACACTGGAATTTGTCCCTGGTCGTTTCGTCAAACCTGTTCTACGGGCTGTCCATCGGAATGGCCGACGCCATGATTTCTTACTGGTTCGTTCTCAAGTTCCATGGGTCCCCCCAACAGATCTCCTCTCTTCTGGCCCTCTCCTTTCTGGCGTCGGCGGGACTCGCAAGGCTTCTCGGAAATCTTCCCGACCGCCTCAAGGCCTTTTCCTATGTTCTCCTGCAACTTTCCGGACTGATCGGGATCGCGCTTCTCCCGGGGTCCACCTCCCTCTGGAGCGCCGGTTTGCTCACCACTCTCCGGATCATGTCTGTCCGGGCCCCGGGAGGTCTCCGGCAGGCGCTGGTCGCCAATTCTGTCCGGCCGGCCCGCTCCGGCTGGTCCGCCGGACTGCACTTTTCCTCCTTGCATCTCCTCCAGGCCGCCGGTCCCCTGTTGACCGGCTATTTCTGGGAGAGCCACAGGACAGGCACCCCGCTTGTCCTGTCTGCCGCCTTCATGGCGGTTTCACTGTTTTTGACGATCTTTCTTTATGTCCGGACCTCCTCCCCCGAACAGCGGGAGTGTCCGGACCAGATCACCCCCCGCCAAACGCGGGGACCCTATGAGAGAAGGAGATCGGAAAATGCGTCGAACGGAACCTGA